The sequence ATTGGAACTCACCCACACCTATGCCTGCTCCACCGATGAACTGCTGCGCTACTTCAGCGAGCCGGAGCTGATAGAAGAGAAGTATGAGGCCCTCGGGTGTCACAAGGTGCGAATTCCTCAACATCTGAATCAGGATGACGTGCTGACTCTGGCGACCAAAAGGGAAGTGGCGAGCAACGTGCCCGCGGTACTCAAACGGCTGCTGGGCTCGCAGAACATGGTGAAACAGGAGGAGCAGTGGCAACTGGGCCAGGGGCCTGTCTATCGCTGTGAGATGTCCGTTGAGCTGGTGGGTGTGC is a genomic window of Ferrimonas sp. YFM containing:
- a CDS encoding DUF2505 domain-containing protein → MKLELTHTYACSTDELLRYFSEPELIEEKYEALGCHKVRIPQHLNQDDVLTLATKREVASNVPAVLKRLLGSQNMVKQEEQWQLGQGPVYRCEMSVELVGVPIKITGTMVFEPTDTGCVNRVEMQMKSALPFIGNKLTRFVHDEIERMANAEWHYLQTQLTTEPA